One Rhodococcus sp. P1Y DNA window includes the following coding sequences:
- a CDS encoding ABC transporter substrate-binding protein encodes MAGDTVKRLLAAVVAAITVAGLTSCAQTNDSDTIRFALDWTPNTNHTGLFVALQEGYFADAGLDVEVLPYNNSSPDTLVDSGNAEFGISTQSSTTFAKAAGAQIVSVLAPLQHWATAIGVRADRDDITSPKSLDGKVYAGFGDTGEQAGVRQVIQNDGGTGNYESVVLGTSAYEAVYSGTADFTVSYLAWEGIEAEHSGTPMKYFESTDYGFPDAYAITISGNENWLADNPDEARKFVQALQRGYQLAADDPDRAARDVIDANPGAFTDESLVFESQEMLASKYMLDETGKVGSQNLDTWTEYSKFLYDNGVLVDESGNALASEPDWSTYFTDEYLADQ; translated from the coding sequence GTGGCCGGTGACACTGTGAAGCGGTTACTGGCTGCGGTGGTTGCAGCGATCACGGTCGCCGGTCTGACGTCGTGCGCCCAGACGAACGACTCCGATACCATCCGGTTTGCACTCGACTGGACGCCGAACACCAACCACACCGGGTTGTTCGTCGCACTGCAGGAAGGGTATTTCGCCGACGCGGGTCTCGACGTCGAAGTGTTGCCCTACAACAACAGTTCGCCGGACACGCTCGTCGACTCCGGTAACGCCGAGTTCGGAATCAGCACGCAGAGCTCGACCACCTTCGCGAAAGCGGCCGGCGCACAGATTGTCTCGGTTCTCGCGCCGCTGCAGCACTGGGCAACGGCGATCGGAGTTCGAGCGGATCGCGACGACATCACGAGCCCGAAGTCGCTCGACGGCAAGGTGTACGCCGGATTCGGCGACACCGGCGAGCAAGCAGGAGTTCGACAGGTCATCCAGAACGACGGCGGTACCGGCAACTACGAGAGCGTCGTGCTCGGCACGTCCGCGTACGAGGCCGTCTACTCCGGAACCGCTGACTTCACGGTGTCCTACCTTGCCTGGGAAGGTATCGAAGCCGAGCACAGTGGCACGCCGATGAAGTACTTCGAGAGCACCGACTACGGCTTCCCCGACGCCTACGCGATCACCATCAGCGGTAACGAGAACTGGCTCGCGGACAATCCCGACGAAGCACGGAAGTTCGTCCAGGCTCTACAGCGCGGCTACCAACTCGCCGCCGACGACCCCGATCGCGCCGCGCGCGATGTCATCGATGCCAATCCGGGTGCGTTCACCGACGAATCACTGGTGTTCGAAAGCCAGGAGATGCTTGCCTCGAAATACATGCTGGACGAGACGGGCAAGGTCGGCTCACAGAATCTGGACACCTGGACCGAGTACTCGAAGTTCCTCTATGACAACGGCGTTCTCGTGGACGAAAGCGGGAATGCGCTAGCGTCGGAGCCCGATTGGTCCACGTACTTCACCGATGAGTATCTCGCCGACCAGTAG
- a CDS encoding ABC transporter permease: protein MAGAASPSSTENRFRAAVRWALPSATIVVVLVAAWQIYVTVSGIRPQILPSPSRIVGQGWAHRDAIAENAAATVQVTIVGFAVSLFVAWILAVAVDFSPWLRRAVVPLFVVSQTLPIIAIAPLLIIWFGFGLLPKILVIALATFFPMAIGLIEGFAAADRDARSLLASMGASRWQQFRYVRLPSAMPRFFTSLRIGITYAVVGAIFAEYAGASAGLGIYMSQQKNSFRTDLVLAAVAVTAVISVALFLVTYAVERVVAPWALERRPR from the coding sequence ATGGCCGGTGCCGCATCGCCCAGTTCAACCGAGAACCGGTTCCGCGCTGCCGTCCGCTGGGCGCTTCCGTCGGCGACGATCGTCGTCGTGCTCGTCGCAGCGTGGCAGATCTATGTCACTGTCAGCGGAATCAGACCACAGATCCTTCCGTCGCCGTCGCGCATCGTGGGTCAAGGGTGGGCGCATCGCGACGCCATCGCCGAAAATGCTGCTGCGACGGTGCAAGTCACTATTGTCGGGTTCGCAGTTTCCTTGTTCGTCGCCTGGATTCTCGCGGTGGCCGTGGACTTCTCCCCGTGGCTGCGACGAGCCGTCGTACCGCTGTTCGTCGTGTCGCAGACGCTGCCGATCATCGCGATCGCTCCGCTGCTCATCATCTGGTTCGGATTCGGTCTGTTGCCCAAGATCTTGGTCATCGCACTGGCCACGTTCTTCCCGATGGCGATCGGGCTCATCGAGGGCTTCGCAGCGGCAGATCGTGACGCCCGATCGCTCCTCGCCAGCATGGGCGCGAGCCGCTGGCAACAGTTTCGGTACGTCCGGCTGCCGTCGGCGATGCCTCGCTTCTTCACGTCACTGCGCATCGGCATCACTTACGCGGTAGTCGGGGCGATCTTCGCCGAATATGCCGGTGCAAGTGCAGGACTCGGTATCTACATGAGTCAGCAGAAGAACTCGTTTCGCACCGACCTGGTACTGGCGGCCGTTGCGGTGACGGCAGTGATCAGCGTTGCGTTGTTCCTGGTGACCTACGCCGTCGAACGGGTGGTTGCACCGTGGGCGCTGGAAAGACGGCCACGATGA
- a CDS encoding ABC transporter ATP-binding protein yields MTRVRVSGLTKSYDGRRVLDGVSFEVQPGEFVSLIGPSGSGKSTIFNMLAGLDTPDSGVVGAPRSAYMPQKDLLFPWRTVLDNTSLGLEIQGVPRKEARAQAQALFPVFGLDGYEKSRPSDMSGGMRQRAALLRTVVQGHDLLLLDEPFGALDSLTRTAMQRWLQEMWLEYGWTVLMITHDIREAVYLSDRVIVLSDKPARVRRQITVPLARPRDPMVVTTPAFAAVEAELMDVLIER; encoded by the coding sequence ATGACCCGCGTGCGCGTATCCGGATTGACCAAATCCTACGACGGTCGACGCGTCCTGGACGGGGTGAGCTTCGAAGTTCAGCCGGGAGAATTCGTCTCGCTGATCGGTCCGAGCGGTTCGGGAAAGAGCACCATCTTCAATATGCTCGCCGGGCTAGACACGCCGGATTCGGGAGTGGTCGGGGCGCCGAGGAGCGCGTACATGCCGCAGAAAGATCTACTGTTTCCCTGGCGAACGGTGCTGGACAACACGAGTCTCGGGCTGGAGATTCAGGGCGTTCCGAGGAAAGAAGCCCGAGCGCAGGCACAGGCACTGTTTCCGGTCTTCGGGTTGGACGGGTACGAAAAGTCTCGACCGTCGGACATGTCGGGTGGTATGCGTCAACGAGCCGCATTGTTGCGCACCGTCGTTCAGGGGCACGATCTCCTACTGCTCGACGAGCCCTTCGGCGCCCTCGACTCGCTCACGCGGACTGCCATGCAACGCTGGCTTCAGGAAATGTGGCTCGAGTACGGATGGACCGTTCTGATGATCACGCATGACATTCGTGAGGCCGTGTACCTTTCCGATCGCGTGATCGTCCTCTCCGACAAGCCAGCACGTGTCCGACGCCAGATCACCGTGCCACTGGCGCGGCCCCGTGATCCGATGGTGGTAACGACGCCAGCGTTCGCGGCGGTCGAAGCCGAACTCATGGACGTACTGATCGAGCGCTGA
- a CDS encoding LCP family protein, protein MTQLPDVRQQWYARAARVVVGLAAVLALVASGVGWTVYREATTGLTTSDALVSLPENDAASNGQDTNILLIGLDSRKDMDGNDLPAQFVTDALHAGDSDVGGYNTNTLLLLHLPADGGRAKAISIPRDDYVDVPGYGKKKIKEAYGLAKADADSALYDEGVTDQTERERQAREAGRRSTLTAVQQLLRVPIDHFAEVNLLGFYDVANAVGPIEVCLRDAVDDEYSGARFAAGVQSLDATQALSFVRQRHGLTNGDLDRTKRQQAFVAGVISKLKQSGILGNLGELRALVAGTKQDIVIDSGLDPVSLVSQAGSILDGEIDFFTLPVESYATIDGQDVNIVDVDRVRSETAAILDPSPSGAAPVPVPDADAQLADGVPAAGDDAPAEPEVVQGDGGIPCVA, encoded by the coding sequence GTGACGCAGCTACCGGATGTGCGCCAGCAGTGGTACGCGCGAGCGGCACGCGTCGTCGTCGGACTTGCCGCTGTCTTAGCTCTCGTCGCGAGCGGAGTCGGATGGACGGTGTACCGCGAAGCGACGACGGGTCTGACCACCTCCGACGCACTCGTCTCGTTGCCGGAGAACGACGCGGCAAGCAATGGTCAGGACACCAATATCCTTCTGATCGGTCTCGACAGCCGAAAAGACATGGACGGCAACGACCTACCCGCCCAGTTCGTCACCGACGCCCTCCATGCAGGCGACAGTGACGTCGGCGGATACAACACGAACACACTCCTGCTTCTTCACCTCCCGGCGGACGGCGGCCGAGCCAAAGCGATCTCGATCCCGCGTGACGACTACGTCGACGTTCCCGGATACGGCAAGAAAAAGATCAAGGAGGCGTACGGCCTCGCGAAAGCGGACGCGGACTCGGCTCTGTACGACGAAGGAGTGACGGATCAGACCGAACGTGAACGGCAAGCTCGCGAGGCCGGTCGACGGTCCACTCTCACCGCCGTACAGCAACTGCTCAGGGTCCCGATCGATCATTTCGCAGAGGTCAATCTTCTGGGCTTCTACGACGTAGCCAACGCCGTCGGACCAATCGAGGTGTGCCTCCGAGATGCCGTGGACGACGAATATTCGGGCGCCAGGTTCGCGGCTGGCGTTCAGAGCCTCGACGCGACTCAGGCACTGTCCTTCGTACGACAACGTCACGGACTGACGAACGGTGACCTCGATCGAACGAAGAGGCAGCAGGCCTTCGTGGCCGGCGTGATCTCGAAACTGAAGCAATCGGGAATCCTCGGCAACCTCGGGGAGCTTCGTGCTCTCGTCGCGGGGACGAAGCAAGACATCGTCATCGACAGTGGGCTCGATCCGGTATCGCTTGTGTCGCAGGCGGGGAGCATCCTTGACGGTGAGATCGACTTTTTCACCTTGCCGGTGGAAAGCTATGCCACCATCGATGGACAGGACGTCAACATCGTCGATGTGGATCGGGTACGGAGCGAGACGGCGGCGATTCTCGATCCGTCGCCTTCGGGCGCTGCTCCGGTCCCCGTTCCTGATGCGGACGCGCAGCTCGCGGACGGCGTCCCGGCTGCGGGCGACGATGCACCGGCCGAACCAGAGGTCGTGCAGGGCGACGGCGGCATTCCATGCGTCGCGTGA
- a CDS encoding FMN-dependent NADH-azoreductase, with the protein MPQLLHLDSSADLETSVSRAVTARFSDVWHSLGADHSVIYRDLHRNPPPHLPTSALHWAPHLRTPGEIAPPEAEALQKELIDELVSADVVLVGAPMYNWSIPSTLKAWIDYVHVPGITVPFDGPTRPVEAKPVVVVSSRGNQYGPGTPDFGADHTVAQLEQVLGTALGMQVFVVTIDLTLASRVPALASSIPAAEASLAEAHLAVTDLAQRLGAGTGSPQPR; encoded by the coding sequence GTGCCGCAGTTGCTGCATCTCGATTCGTCCGCCGACCTCGAAACTTCGGTGAGCAGAGCGGTCACCGCCCGTTTTTCCGATGTCTGGCATTCTCTCGGCGCCGATCACTCCGTGATCTATCGAGACCTCCACCGGAACCCGCCGCCGCACCTCCCGACGTCGGCCCTGCACTGGGCGCCTCATTTGCGCACACCAGGCGAGATCGCGCCGCCGGAAGCGGAGGCATTGCAGAAAGAACTGATCGACGAGCTGGTCTCGGCGGACGTCGTTCTCGTTGGTGCGCCGATGTACAACTGGTCGATCCCCTCCACGCTCAAAGCCTGGATCGACTACGTACACGTACCGGGGATCACCGTGCCGTTCGACGGCCCGACCCGGCCCGTGGAGGCCAAACCGGTCGTCGTGGTGTCGTCTCGGGGAAATCAGTACGGACCCGGAACGCCCGATTTCGGTGCCGACCACACTGTTGCGCAGCTCGAGCAGGTGCTGGGTACGGCGCTCGGTATGCAGGTGTTCGTCGTGACGATCGATCTGACGCTTGCTTCTCGTGTTCCGGCGCTGGCGTCGTCGATACCCGCCGCCGAAGCGAGCCTGGCCGAAGCTCACCTCGCAGTGACCGACCTCGCACAGCGTCTGGGTGCCGGCACCGGGAGTCCACAGCCCCGCTAG
- a CDS encoding helix-turn-helix domain-containing protein — protein MDHRYIASALSHPDAQRVTSSIAALEGRVPTLALDGLELDLDASARRAVVELLRQLATGTAVTIGPVGELLTTSQAAEILGVSDTYVRKLADAGKLSIEMRGTHRRYRLEDLVRHREQFKS, from the coding sequence ATGGACCACCGCTACATTGCCTCGGCGTTGTCACATCCCGATGCCCAACGGGTCACGTCGTCGATTGCGGCATTGGAGGGGCGCGTTCCGACCCTTGCTCTCGACGGATTAGAACTGGACCTCGACGCATCGGCCAGGAGAGCTGTGGTCGAACTGTTGCGCCAACTCGCTACGGGAACGGCAGTGACGATCGGCCCGGTCGGCGAGCTCCTGACGACGTCCCAGGCGGCCGAGATCCTTGGTGTGTCCGATACGTACGTACGGAAGCTGGCAGACGCAGGAAAACTCAGTATCGAGATGCGTGGCACCCATCGGCGCTACCGATTGGAGGACCTCGTCCGCCACCGCGAACAGTTCAAGAGCTGA
- a CDS encoding homoserine dehydrogenase: MTASGVVDQGEASFVGHSFRSPSLHASRFVILVAQFVDRRVAADHFSSEFRELERTDAGYLERDVSMIVRKLSVDVGAYRGDVNLLGVDFIDGEQLWNAAGAAFRDLLTLQSELLSRSAG; this comes from the coding sequence ATGACGGCGAGTGGCGTTGTCGACCAGGGAGAGGCCAGTTTCGTGGGGCATTCGTTCCGTTCACCGTCGCTGCACGCATCGCGCTTTGTCATTCTCGTCGCACAGTTCGTGGACAGGCGAGTCGCGGCTGATCACTTCTCGTCAGAGTTTCGTGAGCTCGAGCGAACCGATGCCGGCTATCTCGAAAGGGATGTGTCGATGATCGTCCGAAAGCTCTCGGTTGATGTCGGCGCCTATCGCGGAGATGTCAATCTGCTCGGCGTTGATTTCATCGACGGAGAGCAGCTCTGGAATGCCGCCGGCGCAGCGTTCCGCGATCTGCTCACGTTGCAGTCCGAGCTGTTGAGTCGATCGGCGGGCTGA
- a CDS encoding GNAT family N-acetyltransferase, protein MDIRPEHDAAGHRFVLYADGDSAVISEYFDIDRRRNFFRTVTLGQYRGRGLAAVLTEYALDDTRRKGLSVVPSCWFVREFIETNAAAYGDLLTSAEPHV, encoded by the coding sequence GTGGATATCCGACCCGAGCACGACGCAGCCGGCCACCGTTTCGTCCTGTACGCGGACGGGGATTCAGCCGTGATCTCGGAGTACTTCGACATCGACCGTCGACGAAACTTCTTCCGTACCGTCACGCTCGGTCAGTACCGCGGCCGGGGCCTAGCCGCAGTACTGACCGAGTACGCGCTGGACGACACACGTAGGAAAGGGCTCTCGGTTGTCCCGTCGTGCTGGTTCGTCCGTGAGTTCATCGAAACGAACGCAGCCGCGTACGGGGACCTGCTTACTTCCGCCGAACCGCACGTCTAG
- a CDS encoding plasmid pRiA4b ORF-3 family protein: MPNRSGRARHLTLVPDIPTLTDGPARFDDEYVDGFEVPAGIVQLTLDVTLSSGFPAAWRRIRVRSDLLLPEFHAMIQAAMGWGGRDHYLITTHAGSSAHTFCTPSMLAVGEVGQLGSHVRIDTLLSSPGDTIQYRYDHWVHVIRVQSVDTDVDDLRPACLDGDQVCPPEVGFEQLAANPRPKEESRETTIEAASLRLRHAWRSRSPEAESAAASPAVATLFRRVLEQPVPHLLDLLPRCELTIESSVDLPVARVAMAKVAWFLQLVGNRGVRLTDDGRLPPPVVEAVRDNLDWGIGWVGSSVRESDHHQATDLREAVRSLGLVRVLKGTLVCTKAGSLLADDSIGLWHHCAARLPLGKQDYELDSGTLYLVALAASASAEQRDAMVVQTMNALGWGGGECNAFDTQKLAHPTVAFLDLIGAHGPLFYLGGGGTDSPSWARRFARDALRTVK; this comes from the coding sequence ATGCCGAATCGCAGCGGACGAGCACGGCACCTCACCCTTGTGCCGGACATACCGACCCTGACCGACGGCCCTGCCCGGTTCGACGACGAATACGTGGATGGCTTCGAAGTGCCGGCCGGCATCGTGCAACTCACGTTGGACGTGACGCTCTCGAGCGGCTTTCCAGCGGCGTGGCGGAGAATCAGGGTTCGATCGGATCTGCTGTTGCCGGAGTTCCACGCCATGATCCAGGCCGCGATGGGCTGGGGCGGTCGCGATCACTACCTCATCACCACGCACGCGGGATCGTCCGCGCACACTTTCTGCACTCCGTCGATGTTGGCTGTGGGTGAGGTAGGTCAGCTCGGATCGCATGTCAGGATCGACACGCTGTTGTCGTCCCCCGGCGACACCATCCAGTACCGATACGACCACTGGGTACACGTAATACGCGTGCAGTCGGTGGACACAGATGTCGACGACCTGAGGCCTGCCTGCTTGGACGGCGATCAGGTCTGCCCGCCGGAGGTGGGGTTCGAGCAACTCGCAGCGAACCCCCGTCCCAAGGAAGAGTCGCGCGAGACCACGATCGAAGCGGCAAGTCTGAGGCTGCGTCACGCATGGAGATCTCGATCGCCGGAGGCGGAAAGCGCGGCCGCGTCCCCAGCGGTCGCGACGTTGTTCCGGCGAGTTCTAGAACAACCAGTTCCGCACCTTCTGGATTTGTTGCCCAGATGCGAACTGACCATCGAAAGCTCCGTCGATCTACCCGTGGCACGCGTAGCCATGGCAAAGGTCGCGTGGTTTTTGCAGCTCGTAGGTAACCGCGGTGTTCGGCTGACCGACGACGGCCGGTTGCCTCCGCCGGTTGTGGAGGCAGTGCGCGACAACTTGGACTGGGGGATCGGTTGGGTGGGGAGCAGTGTCCGGGAGAGTGATCATCACCAAGCAACCGACCTCAGGGAAGCAGTCCGCAGTCTAGGGCTGGTGCGAGTTCTCAAGGGAACGCTCGTGTGCACCAAAGCCGGATCCCTTCTCGCCGACGACTCGATCGGCTTATGGCACCACTGCGCCGCGCGGCTCCCGCTGGGCAAGCAGGATTACGAGCTCGATTCAGGAACCCTGTATTTGGTGGCGCTCGCGGCTTCGGCGTCGGCCGAGCAGCGAGACGCAATGGTTGTCCAGACGATGAACGCTCTCGGATGGGGTGGTGGTGAGTGCAACGCTTTCGACACTCAAAAGCTGGCTCATCCAACGGTCGCGTTCCTCGACCTGATCGGTGCGCACGGTCCGCTCTTCTATCTCGGCGGAGGGGGAACGGACTCGCCGAGTTGGGCTCGACGGTTCGCCAGGGACGCTCTGCGGACAGTGAAGTGA
- a CDS encoding LpqN/LpqT family lipoprotein, producing the protein MADDAAQQPGDMTVAQYLASNRIDVAALNRDEAARLGVVLTAPAGWEALPVDRFPGATEVLVEEGLTQNGFTPNAVLLVGKLSAAVDSAKLLDCSFTDARAMPGWTDGGHSSADVGGSPSRFIRGTFSTEGLELAVTTRYALVRELFLVQLTITILAEHQDRLSFDMDTMNDGVIDIRS; encoded by the coding sequence ATGGCCGATGATGCGGCACAGCAACCCGGTGACATGACCGTCGCCCAATATCTGGCTTCCAATCGAATCGACGTCGCTGCGCTGAACCGTGACGAAGCCGCGCGACTCGGCGTGGTCCTGACTGCCCCTGCCGGGTGGGAGGCGCTACCCGTTGATCGGTTTCCAGGGGCGACCGAGGTGTTGGTCGAAGAGGGATTGACGCAGAACGGTTTCACTCCGAATGCAGTTCTGCTCGTCGGGAAGCTTTCGGCAGCAGTCGATTCGGCGAAGCTGCTCGACTGCAGTTTCACCGACGCCCGGGCAATGCCGGGATGGACCGACGGTGGCCACAGCTCGGCGGATGTCGGTGGCTCGCCATCTCGCTTCATCCGAGGAACGTTCTCTACCGAGGGACTCGAACTCGCGGTCACCACGAGGTACGCGCTCGTTCGCGAGCTGTTTCTCGTGCAGCTGACGATCACGATCCTCGCTGAGCACCAGGACCGATTGTCCTTCGACATGGACACGATGAACGACGGTGTGATCGACATACGTTCGTGA
- a CDS encoding Cof-type HAD-IIB family hydrolase: MLATDLDGTLLRSDRTISSRTADAMASARDAGIEVVWATARARHSIDELARSCGFTGKAIGANGAVVLDLADGTPVIAHTTGIDHLAVASAISHVRDVVPGVVFATVGPTMFVAEHEYAALCVFADHHRHPHEMQTSDAVLAAEPTVKIVARHPSMPSVELYRTVMAARIGGVELTHSGAPYIEMSAAGVSKASALERLSRELDIEQRAVAAVGDAYNDVPMLQWAGTALATSNALPEIKAIAHRVLDSNDDDGVAKYLEELVRNIR; this comes from the coding sequence ATGCTCGCCACCGACCTCGACGGCACTCTGCTGCGGTCCGACCGAACGATCTCGAGCAGGACCGCCGACGCAATGGCCTCGGCCCGCGATGCAGGTATCGAGGTCGTCTGGGCAACGGCTCGGGCTCGCCATTCCATCGACGAACTTGCGCGGTCCTGCGGATTCACCGGTAAGGCCATCGGCGCGAACGGGGCAGTCGTGCTCGACCTCGCCGATGGAACACCGGTCATCGCGCACACGACTGGGATCGATCATCTCGCCGTGGCGTCCGCGATCAGTCATGTGCGTGACGTGGTGCCGGGCGTCGTGTTCGCGACGGTCGGCCCGACCATGTTCGTTGCCGAGCATGAGTACGCTGCCCTGTGCGTGTTCGCAGATCATCACCGGCATCCGCACGAGATGCAGACCTCGGATGCCGTTCTCGCCGCGGAGCCGACGGTGAAAATCGTCGCCCGGCATCCCAGTATGCCGAGCGTCGAGCTCTATCGGACTGTGATGGCGGCCCGGATCGGTGGTGTCGAACTCACGCACTCCGGCGCGCCGTACATCGAAATGTCGGCAGCAGGTGTCTCGAAGGCAAGCGCGTTGGAGCGTCTCTCGCGTGAGCTGGACATCGAGCAGCGCGCAGTCGCGGCCGTCGGCGACGCGTACAACGACGTTCCCATGCTTCAGTGGGCCGGTACCGCGCTGGCCACGTCGAATGCGCTGCCTGAGATCAAAGCCATCGCACACCGAGTTCTCGACTCGAACGACGACGACGGCGTGGCGAAATACCTCGAAGAACTGGTTCGCAACATTCGCTGA